One Keratinibaculum paraultunense genomic window carries:
- a CDS encoding MATE family efflux transporter, producing MGINDKMFEKENVSKLLFKFSIPSIIAMLVNELYNMVDTVFVGRAIGGNAIGALVVVFPIQRIVAAISMMLAIGSSTFVARRNGAKDYKGISNVIKNGKHWYLL from the coding sequence ATGGGAATAAACGATAAAATGTTTGAAAAAGAGAATGTTAGTAAATTACTATTTAAATTTTCTATACCATCTATAATTGCTATGTTGGTAAATGAATTATATAACATGGTAGATACAGTATTTGTAGGAAGAGCCATAGGAGGAAATGCTATAGGAGCTTTAGTAGTAGTATTCCCTATTCAAAGGATAGTAGCAGCTATTAGTATGATGTTAGCAATAGGTTCATCTACATTTGTAGCTAGGAGAAATGGTGCAAAAGATTATAAAGGTATTAGCAATGTTATTAAAAATGGAAAACATTGGTATTTGTTATAA
- a CDS encoding sulfurtransferase TusA family protein, producing MVKKIDCLGDFCPIPAIKTKLAYKDLEINEKLIIITDHSCAPSNIKDTLANEKCNIYINEIIKGIWEITIEKIG from the coding sequence ATGGTAAAAAAAATTGATTGTTTAGGTGATTTTTGCCCAATCCCAGCTATTAAGACCAAACTTGCTTATAAAGATTTAGAAATAAATGAAAAATTAATAATTATAACAGATCACAGTTGTGCCCCTTCAAATATAAAAGATACTTTAGCTAATGAAAAATGTAATATTTATATAAATGAAATTATAAAAGGTATATGGGAAATAACCATTGAAAAAATAGGTTAA
- a CDS encoding LysR family transcriptional regulator, whose amino-acid sequence MNIYNLASFIEIIKEGSISKAAINLHMTQSALSQQLKSIEEDLNCKLVERSNKGVWPTDAGNIVLKYSEIFLELYENMLKEIEKSKLIELKEIRVASSNSVCEYLIPCTLYTYRKQHRGIKFITKCDYTENVIEAVKSYRSDVGFITMEITEPNLNCVKIQNHELVIIYSPDNEEMEKVTKLKDLATIGLILGPEESGIRKTIENIFNANGILLKNVNIKMELGSVEAIKTSVMENHGISIVPYAAVKKELYTGNLMSKKIEGLNLKCDICMIYLKDYNYEEHIKDFIKYVERYGRNTFC is encoded by the coding sequence TTGAATATTTATAATTTAGCTTCTTTTATTGAAATAATAAAAGAAGGAAGTATATCTAAAGCAGCAATTAACCTTCATATGACTCAATCAGCATTGAGTCAACAGTTAAAATCTATTGAGGAAGATTTAAATTGTAAATTGGTTGAAAGAAGCAATAAAGGTGTTTGGCCTACAGATGCTGGTAACATTGTTTTAAAATATTCAGAAATTTTTTTAGAATTATATGAAAACATGTTAAAAGAAATAGAAAAATCTAAATTAATTGAGCTAAAAGAGATTAGAGTAGCGTCATCAAATAGCGTATGTGAATATTTAATTCCTTGCACTTTGTATACTTATAGAAAACAACATAGAGGAATAAAATTTATTACAAAATGTGATTATACAGAAAATGTTATTGAAGCAGTAAAAAGTTATAGATCAGATGTTGGCTTTATAACTATGGAGATAACAGAACCAAATCTTAATTGTGTAAAAATACAGAATCATGAATTAGTGATTATATACTCTCCTGACAATGAAGAAATGGAGAAAGTTACAAAATTGAAAGATTTAGCTACTATTGGATTAATATTAGGACCTGAAGAAAGCGGCATTAGAAAAACAATAGAGAATATTTTTAATGCTAATGGAATACTTCTTAAAAATGTTAATATTAAAATGGAATTAGGTAGTGTAGAAGCTATAAAAACATCAGTAATGGAAAATCATGGGATATCTATAGTCCCATATGCAGCTGTAAAAAAGGAATTGTATACAGGAAATTTAATGAGTAAAAAAATAGAAGGATTAAATTTAAAATGTGATATATGTATGATATATTTAAAAGATTATAATTATGAAGAACATATAAAGGACTTTATAAAATATGTAGAAAGATATGGAAGAAATACTTTTTGTTAA
- a CDS encoding alanine/glycine:cation symporter family protein, which produces MDFLLKINEVVNNFVWGPVMLILLVGTGIYLTIGTKFFTFNKLGYVLKNTLLKAFDKSEVGEGEVTPFQAMSTALAATVGTGNIAGVAAAIAIGGPGAIFWMWISALFGMATKFAEVVLSIEFRQKTEDGRYVGGPMYYIEEGLNAKWLSYVFAIFAAFAAFGTGNMVQSNSVAESLEAMFGINKWVTGIVLAVLVSIAIFGGLKRIASMTEKLVPFMAVFYVVGGLIIVIMNISNVPAAFKLIFKNAFSGTAAVGGFVGSSMSMAAKMGVARGIFSNEAGLGSAPIAHAAATTDHPVRQGFWGVFEVFMATIVICTITALSIILTGVWNTGETGAVLTTMAFEQSLPFGGYIVCISILLFAFSTLLSWSYYGERAAEFIFGPKIIKPYRIMWIPFIVIGAVGGLETLWVVSDTLNGLMAIPNLIGILGLSSVVFKLTDEFFKTKYVKEKRLVYAAKQQQTIR; this is translated from the coding sequence ATGGACTTTCTTTTAAAGATAAATGAAGTTGTTAACAACTTTGTTTGGGGACCTGTAATGTTGATTTTATTAGTAGGTACAGGAATATATTTAACTATAGGCACTAAGTTCTTTACTTTTAATAAACTTGGATATGTGTTAAAAAATACTTTACTAAAAGCATTTGATAAGTCTGAAGTTGGAGAAGGTGAAGTGACTCCTTTTCAAGCAATGTCTACAGCTCTTGCTGCAACAGTAGGTACTGGAAATATTGCAGGTGTGGCAGCTGCTATTGCTATTGGAGGTCCTGGTGCAATATTTTGGATGTGGATTTCTGCACTATTTGGTATGGCTACCAAATTTGCTGAAGTAGTGCTTAGCATTGAGTTTAGACAAAAAACTGAAGATGGTCGCTATGTAGGAGGACCTATGTACTATATAGAGGAAGGTTTAAATGCTAAGTGGCTTTCTTATGTATTTGCTATATTTGCAGCATTTGCAGCATTTGGCACAGGTAATATGGTGCAATCTAATTCAGTGGCAGAATCTTTAGAAGCTATGTTTGGAATAAATAAATGGGTTACAGGGATTGTACTAGCAGTTTTAGTTTCAATTGCAATATTTGGTGGTTTAAAACGAATTGCATCTATGACAGAAAAACTAGTCCCTTTCATGGCAGTTTTTTATGTGGTAGGTGGATTAATAATAGTTATAATGAATATCTCTAATGTGCCTGCAGCTTTTAAGTTGATATTTAAAAATGCTTTTTCTGGAACAGCTGCAGTTGGTGGATTTGTAGGTTCTTCTATGAGTATGGCAGCTAAAATGGGAGTAGCTCGTGGAATATTTTCCAATGAAGCAGGTCTAGGTAGTGCACCTATTGCTCATGCTGCGGCTACTACTGATCATCCAGTGCGTCAAGGTTTCTGGGGTGTGTTTGAAGTATTTATGGCTACTATTGTTATATGTACAATAACAGCATTATCTATTATTTTGACAGGAGTTTGGAATACAGGAGAAACTGGTGCAGTTTTAACTACTATGGCTTTTGAACAATCTCTACCATTTGGTGGATATATTGTATGTATTAGTATACTGTTATTTGCTTTTTCTACTTTATTAAGTTGGTCATATTATGGTGAAAGAGCTGCTGAGTTTATATTTGGTCCTAAAATTATAAAGCCTTATAGAATTATGTGGATACCTTTCATAGTTATTGGAGCAGTAGGTGGACTTGAAACTCTTTGGGTTGTTTCAGATACATTAAATGGACTTATGGCTATTCCTAATTTAATAGGAATATTAGGATTAAGCAGTGTTGTATTTAAACTGACAGATGAATTTTTCAAGACAAAATATGTAAAAGAGAAAAGATTAGTTTATGCAGCTAAACAACAACAAACAATTAGATAA
- a CDS encoding MATE family efflux transporter, translating to MVFVIMIPLIILIYTFRDSILSMLGASENILPYAHEYLSIIIFGSIFICMTTVMGYIMMSLGNRKVTLASTSLGAILNAIIDYILVIKLSYGVKGAAIATVVSQFIGFLYAYYKFRGVKKKLNLSLGFKLKREMTAGIIAVGFSAFIVEAEDGILLAILNNLLLNHVGDTGVIILGVVSKLSMFLFITMLGISSAMQPIAAYNLGAKNYKRLKKVVKETIIFAFISSAILWLCGMIFTEQAISLFVKEPELILASAKAFRVMIAVFPILSIYYVSIYYYQSIGKAKSSFVLSIFRQIIVLLPVSLILVKGINMGALGVWLSYPIADFTSGVCSIFLTRKVFKKLDHKIKEKELKSLEKSYSMKSYKSKEIGEDTI from the coding sequence TTGGTATTTGTTATAATGATACCTTTAATCATATTGATATATACTTTTAGGGATAGTATTTTAAGCATGTTAGGAGCTAGTGAGAATATACTTCCTTATGCCCATGAATATTTATCTATTATAATATTTGGTAGTATATTTATATGTATGACCACTGTAATGGGATATATAATGATGTCTTTAGGAAATAGAAAAGTGACGTTAGCTAGTACTTCTTTAGGTGCAATTCTAAATGCTATTATAGACTATATATTAGTGATTAAATTATCCTATGGGGTTAAGGGTGCAGCTATAGCTACGGTAGTTTCTCAGTTTATAGGGTTTTTGTATGCTTATTATAAATTTAGAGGAGTTAAGAAAAAATTAAATCTATCTTTAGGTTTTAAATTGAAAAGAGAAATGACTGCAGGAATAATAGCTGTAGGTTTCTCAGCTTTTATAGTGGAAGCAGAAGATGGAATACTTTTAGCTATTTTAAACAATTTATTATTAAATCATGTAGGAGATACAGGAGTTATAATATTAGGAGTTGTTTCTAAATTGTCTATGTTTTTATTTATAACTATGCTTGGTATCAGTTCTGCTATGCAACCTATAGCTGCATATAATTTAGGAGCTAAAAATTACAAGAGACTTAAAAAAGTAGTTAAAGAAACTATCATATTTGCATTTATTTCATCGGCAATTTTATGGTTGTGTGGAATGATTTTTACAGAACAAGCTATTTCATTATTTGTAAAGGAACCAGAATTGATATTAGCATCTGCAAAGGCTTTTAGAGTTATGATAGCTGTATTTCCCATATTAAGTATCTACTATGTGTCTATATACTATTATCAATCCATTGGAAAAGCTAAAAGTTCTTTTGTACTATCTATATTTAGGCAGATAATAGTATTGTTACCTGTATCTTTAATATTAGTAAAAGGAATAAATATGGGAGCGTTAGGGGTGTGGCTATCTTATCCAATTGCTGATTTTACTTCAGGAGTTTGTTCAATATTTTTAACAAGAAAAGTATTTAAAAAACTAGATCATAAAATAAAAGAAAAAGAATTAAAAAGTTTAGAAAAAAGCTATTCAATGAAATCCTATAAATCAAAGGAAATTGGAGAAGATACTATATAA
- a CDS encoding hydrolase, with product MTKEKYIPEVKSKLRSRIIEVPPVIYKASGIKVLGTRIKSLLFSTDVAIIKNTNANSIIAVYPFTPQLAITQAILEVAPVPVFAGVGGGLTTGKRSIDIALQAELMGAYGVVVNAPTSTDVISKMYNRIDIPIIATVVSEYDDYKGKLDAGARILNISGGPKTPEIVKKIRNEYGKELPIIATGGPTDESILKTIEAGANSITYTPPSSADIFAEVMDNYRNDKKMNKA from the coding sequence ATGACAAAAGAAAAATATATTCCAGAAGTAAAATCTAAATTAAGATCCAGAATAATAGAAGTCCCTCCTGTAATATATAAGGCTAGTGGAATAAAAGTATTAGGCACACGAATAAAATCTTTACTGTTTTCTACAGATGTAGCAATAATCAAAAATACCAATGCTAACTCTATAATTGCAGTATACCCTTTTACGCCTCAATTAGCCATAACTCAAGCTATATTAGAAGTAGCACCAGTACCTGTTTTCGCTGGTGTAGGAGGAGGGCTCACTACAGGTAAAAGATCCATTGATATAGCTCTTCAAGCAGAATTAATGGGAGCCTATGGAGTAGTTGTAAACGCACCCACTTCTACAGATGTTATAAGTAAAATGTATAACCGAATTGATATTCCTATTATTGCAACAGTAGTATCTGAATACGACGATTATAAAGGGAAATTAGATGCAGGAGCAAGAATTTTAAACATCTCTGGTGGTCCTAAAACTCCAGAGATAGTTAAAAAAATTCGCAACGAATATGGAAAAGAATTACCAATTATTGCAACAGGAGGTCCTACTGACGAAAGCATATTAAAAACCATCGAAGCAGGAGCTAACTCTATAACTTATACTCCACCTTCTTCCGCAGATATATTCGCAGAAGTTATGGATAATTACAGAAATGATAAAAAAATGAATAAAGCCTAA
- a CDS encoding DUF1538 domain-containing protein: MRILENLGALWETLMSILPLTAILVFFQLVVLRKPIDNVKEFVIGFLLSVFGLHFFLKGVSMSLFPLGDSVGANLVVLERKWLIVLVAFIIGYFGTLVEPALKALALEVEEISIGAIPHNVLVHAVAIGFGTGMGIGIYKILNNISYVKIIVPLLLIILVLIFLAPEEFVSIAMDSASATTGPVNIPLNMALAIGLTKIIENIDPLLAGFGIVGLTSTGAVISVLILGILTRI, from the coding sequence ATGAGAATACTAGAAAATCTAGGAGCATTGTGGGAAACCTTAATGAGTATACTCCCGCTAACAGCAATACTTGTTTTTTTTCAATTAGTAGTACTGAGAAAACCAATTGATAATGTAAAAGAATTTGTTATAGGCTTTTTATTAAGTGTATTTGGATTACATTTTTTCTTAAAAGGTGTATCGATGAGTTTGTTTCCATTAGGAGATTCAGTAGGAGCTAATTTAGTTGTATTAGAGAGAAAATGGTTAATAGTTTTAGTTGCTTTTATAATAGGATATTTTGGTACTCTTGTAGAGCCAGCCTTGAAGGCTTTAGCTCTTGAAGTAGAAGAAATATCTATTGGAGCTATTCCTCATAATGTATTAGTTCATGCAGTTGCTATTGGTTTTGGAACTGGAATGGGTATAGGTATATATAAGATATTAAACAATATATCCTATGTAAAAATAATAGTTCCTTTACTCTTGATTATTTTAGTATTGATATTTTTAGCACCAGAAGAATTTGTTTCTATTGCCATGGATTCAGCTAGTGCTACAACAGGACCAGTAAATATACCACTGAATATGGCTTTGGCAATAGGGTTGACCAAGATAATAGAGAATATAGATCCTTTATTAGCTGGATTTGGTATAGTAGGTCTTACATCTACTGGAGCTGTAATATCGGTGTTGATTTTAGGTATATTAACTAGGATATAG
- a CDS encoding YeeE/YedE thiosulfate transporter family protein, whose translation MSVSKTSKKKKKKVNQIPIGIALLILVIIIGYSIKDLGPKHPMSWMFGILFGYTLRSSRFCFTASLRDPVLTGGTSLTKAVIITIAIATIGFAGIQYGAFLRGEEIPGNINPAGIHIAIGAFMFGIGMVIAGGCASGTLMRVGEGFLMQVLALVFFVIGSLWGVKHIEFWESHFFSKGKALFLPDALGWFPALVLQFGLLFALYILADWFGNKSN comes from the coding sequence ATGAGCGTTTCTAAAACTAGCAAAAAAAAGAAAAAGAAAGTAAATCAAATACCAATTGGTATAGCATTATTAATACTAGTAATTATAATAGGATATTCTATTAAAGATCTAGGTCCCAAACACCCTATGTCTTGGATGTTTGGAATATTATTTGGATATACCCTTAGAAGTTCAAGATTTTGCTTTACAGCATCTTTAAGAGACCCTGTACTAACTGGAGGGACTAGCCTTACAAAAGCAGTAATTATAACTATCGCTATTGCAACAATAGGTTTTGCTGGAATACAATATGGTGCTTTTCTTCGAGGCGAAGAAATACCTGGCAATATTAACCCTGCAGGAATTCATATAGCAATAGGTGCTTTTATGTTTGGTATAGGAATGGTTATTGCAGGTGGTTGTGCTTCTGGAACTTTAATGAGAGTTGGCGAAGGTTTTTTAATGCAAGTATTAGCTTTAGTCTTCTTTGTTATAGGTTCCTTATGGGGTGTTAAACATATCGAATTTTGGGAATCTCACTTTTTTAGCAAAGGAAAAGCTTTATTCCTTCCTGATGCTTTAGGGTGGTTTCCAGCATTAGTTTTACAATTTGGTCTTTTATTTGCTTTATATATATTAGCAGATTGGTTTGGAAATAAAAGTAATTAA
- the trxB gene encoding thioredoxin-disulfide reductase has translation MAKKDEYYDVVIIGGGPAGLTAGIYCGRSRLKTIILEQGLVGGLITSTEDLENYPGFPNGIGGEELMNLFYEQAKKFGVDFKFTNVKKVDFNENEKIAETFRNIYHAKSIIIATGAKPKRIGCKGEEELIGKGISFCSTCDANLCIGKEVYVIGGGDSAVEEAIYLTKFADKVTIIHRRDELRAAKSIQEKAFKCDKLDFMWNTVVKEIKGKDKVEAMVVENVKTGEKTTITPKEGNDSFMIFPYVGLEPATSLFKDIINMENGFIKTNENMETNIPGVFAAGDCRVKPLRQVVTAAADGAIAAFSAENYINTLSESLD, from the coding sequence ATGGCTAAAAAAGACGAATATTATGATGTAGTAATAATCGGAGGAGGTCCTGCTGGTCTCACAGCAGGAATATATTGTGGTAGATCTAGATTAAAAACTATTATTTTAGAACAAGGATTAGTTGGTGGTTTAATCACTTCTACTGAAGATTTGGAAAACTATCCAGGTTTTCCAAATGGAATTGGTGGAGAAGAATTAATGAATTTATTCTATGAACAAGCAAAAAAATTTGGCGTAGACTTCAAATTTACAAATGTAAAAAAAGTAGATTTTAATGAAAACGAAAAAATAGCAGAAACTTTCAGAAATATATACCATGCTAAAAGTATTATAATAGCAACTGGAGCTAAACCAAAACGAATAGGTTGTAAAGGTGAAGAAGAATTAATTGGCAAAGGCATATCCTTCTGTTCTACCTGTGATGCCAATCTATGTATAGGCAAAGAAGTATATGTAATCGGTGGCGGTGATTCTGCTGTTGAAGAAGCTATATATCTAACTAAATTTGCAGACAAAGTTACTATAATTCATAGAAGAGATGAATTAAGAGCTGCTAAATCTATTCAAGAAAAAGCTTTTAAATGTGACAAACTTGATTTTATGTGGAATACAGTTGTTAAAGAAATAAAAGGTAAAGATAAAGTAGAAGCTATGGTTGTTGAAAATGTTAAAACTGGCGAAAAAACTACTATAACACCTAAGGAAGGTAACGACTCTTTCATGATTTTCCCCTATGTAGGTTTAGAACCTGCAACAAGTTTATTTAAAGATATAATAAACATGGAAAATGGATTCATAAAAACAAACGAAAATATGGAAACTAATATACCAGGAGTTTTTGCCGCTGGAGATTGTCGAGTAAAGCCATTAAGGCAAGTAGTTACGGCTGCAGCCGATGGAGCCATTGCAGCTTTTTCAGCTGAGAACTATATAAACACACTTTCAGAGAGTCTAGATTAA
- a CDS encoding alkaline phosphatase, giving the protein MFILKNSKFKKIYSLILSFILVLSIFLQTNIYAIAENMDKDSQKPVKNIILLIGDGMGESHITLGRILKGSELYMDSMPYNGTVSTHPLPQEEKWVTDSAAAGTALATGVKTYNGYISVDKNKKPLETILEKSQKNGKSVGLVTTTRITHATPAVFASHNADRDAENEIAEEMIEHKVNVLLGGGKRHFIPKTKGGKREDNKNLIEKAKQYGYKYVETVDDLNKINKGKILGLFNLTHMNYEIDRDKSKEPSLSEMTAKAIEILNNEKNGFFLMVEGGRIDHASHANDPATTALDVIAFDDAVKTALDFAKKDKNTLVIVTADHETGGLAIGGYGVYNFKPEELKKQKISLENLFPTLNEKNFEKEIEQKLGIKLNPEESKEIKNSISKKSIESLVNIVNLNSNTGWASSAHTATDVPIKAYGPGAERFSIHMDNTDVNKIMLEMFGWSDKNIKKAS; this is encoded by the coding sequence ATATGGATAAAGATTCTCAAAAACCAGTAAAAAATATAATATTACTTATTGGAGATGGAATGGGTGAATCTCACATTACTTTAGGGCGTATATTAAAAGGTTCTGAACTTTATATGGATTCAATGCCATATAATGGAACTGTATCAACTCATCCTTTGCCTCAAGAAGAAAAATGGGTTACTGATTCAGCTGCGGCAGGTACAGCTCTCGCTACAGGAGTTAAAACTTATAATGGGTATATAAGTGTAGATAAAAATAAAAAACCATTAGAAACTATTTTAGAAAAATCACAAAAAAATGGTAAATCTGTAGGTCTTGTTACTACAACAAGAATTACACATGCTACACCTGCTGTATTTGCTTCTCATAATGCAGATAGAGATGCTGAAAACGAAATTGCTGAAGAAATGATTGAACATAAAGTAAATGTATTATTAGGCGGAGGTAAAAGGCATTTTATACCTAAAACTAAAGGTGGTAAAAGAGAAGATAATAAAAATCTAATTGAAAAAGCAAAACAATATGGATATAAATATGTAGAAACAGTAGATGATTTAAATAAAATAAATAAAGGTAAAATATTAGGATTATTTAATCTAACCCATATGAATTATGAAATAGATAGAGATAAGTCTAAAGAGCCTAGTCTTTCTGAAATGACAGCAAAAGCCATTGAAATACTAAACAATGAAAAAAACGGATTCTTTTTGATGGTAGAAGGCGGAAGAATTGATCATGCTTCTCATGCAAATGATCCTGCTACTACAGCATTAGATGTAATAGCCTTTGACGATGCAGTAAAAACAGCATTAGATTTTGCTAAAAAAGATAAAAACACATTAGTAATAGTAACAGCAGACCATGAAACTGGAGGTCTTGCAATTGGAGGATATGGAGTTTACAATTTTAAACCTGAAGAATTAAAAAAACAAAAAATTTCCCTAGAAAATTTATTTCCTACTTTAAATGAGAAAAATTTTGAAAAAGAAATAGAACAAAAATTAGGTATTAAATTAAATCCAGAAGAAAGCAAAGAAATTAAAAATTCTATAAGTAAAAAATCTATAGAATCCCTTGTAAATATCGTAAATCTTAATTCTAATACAGGCTGGGCTTCAAGTGCTCATACTGCTACTGATGTTCCCATAAAAGCATACGGTCCAGGTGCTGAAAGATTTTCGATCCATATGGATAATACTGATGTTAATAAAATAATGTTAGAAATGTTCGGATGGTCTGATAAAAATATCAAAAAAGCCTCTTAA
- a CDS encoding ECF transporter S component codes for MKYNSLKTLVRYAMLIALTTVMTMVIQIPTVGTEGYLNLGDMVVFLAALILGRKGGFIVGGFGSALADLITGYTHYVPITFVVKGLEGFIAASLLETKIGKDKPIVATSIAGIFMAFGYFIPETFMYGKAAVASIPGNILQGLVGAITSVVLYNALNRVKGIK; via the coding sequence ATGAAATATAATAGTTTAAAAACATTAGTAAGATATGCTATGCTAATAGCATTAACCACAGTTATGACTATGGTAATTCAAATTCCTACAGTAGGGACTGAAGGTTATTTAAATTTAGGGGATATGGTTGTTTTTTTAGCAGCACTTATATTAGGTAGAAAAGGGGGATTTATAGTAGGAGGTTTTGGTTCTGCTCTAGCAGATTTGATAACTGGATATACTCATTATGTACCTATTACATTTGTGGTAAAGGGGTTAGAAGGGTTTATTGCAGCTAGTTTATTAGAAACCAAAATAGGAAAAGATAAACCTATAGTGGCGACATCTATAGCTGGAATATTTATGGCCTTTGGATATTTCATACCAGAAACCTTTATGTATGGAAAGGCTGCTGTAGCATCTATTCCAGGGAATATACTGCAAGGTTTAGTAGGAGCTATAACTTCTGTGGTATTATATAATGCGTTAAATAGAGTAAAAGGAATTAAATAG
- a CDS encoding sulfurtransferase TusA family protein, protein MGKEVKLDCLGEACPVPLIKTQKKIKDLDVGDTLIVEVDHSCAIKNVPEWARKEGYNCEIEEIDDGEWEIYIEKTK, encoded by the coding sequence ATGGGTAAAGAAGTTAAATTAGATTGTTTAGGTGAAGCATGTCCAGTACCTTTAATAAAAACACAGAAAAAAATAAAGGATCTTGATGTAGGAGACACATTAATAGTAGAAGTAGATCATAGCTGTGCTATAAAAAATGTTCCTGAATGGGCAAGAAAAGAAGGATATAACTGCGAAATAGAAGAAATTGATGATGGAGAATGGGAAATTTATATAGAAAAAACTAAGTAA
- a CDS encoding P-II family nitrogen regulator — MDKVKCIVAIVERGKADRIVDKAKQAGAKGATIMYGRGTGQSEALKFFNIHIEASKEIIIILSEEEHYKDIYDAIIEAGRLKEPGTGIIFTVPVAELVGLHHREHIEK; from the coding sequence ATGGATAAAGTTAAATGTATAGTTGCTATTGTAGAAAGAGGAAAAGCAGATAGAATTGTTGATAAGGCAAAACAAGCAGGAGCTAAAGGTGCCACTATTATGTATGGAAGAGGAACGGGACAATCGGAAGCATTAAAGTTTTTTAACATACATATTGAAGCTTCAAAAGAGATAATTATAATACTTAGTGAGGAGGAGCATTATAAAGATATATATGATGCTATAATTGAAGCAGGTAGACTGAAAGAGCCAGGTACAGGTATTATATTTACTGTTCCTGTAGCAGAATTGGTTGGATTACATCATAGGGAACATATTGAAAAATAG
- a CDS encoding bacteriohemerythrin, which yields MFKWRDDFSVNIKSIDDQHKELFRIGNNLYDIVSLKDGIDRYDEIMEALYSMRDYAIYHFQYEEELMEQNGYPDYAKHKREHDAFISKVKSVDEEKVDEKQEQVGMDLVIFIANWIENHILRTDMKYKNYLNNKGIF from the coding sequence ATGTTTAAATGGAGAGATGATTTTAGTGTTAACATAAAATCAATAGATGATCAGCATAAAGAATTATTTAGAATAGGAAATAATTTATACGATATTGTATCACTAAAAGATGGCATTGATAGATATGATGAGATAATGGAAGCATTATATAGCATGAGGGATTATGCTATATATCATTTTCAATATGAGGAAGAATTAATGGAACAAAATGGGTATCCTGATTATGCTAAGCACAAAAGAGAACATGATGCTTTTATATCAAAAGTTAAATCGGTAGATGAAGAAAAAGTAGATGAAAAGCAAGAACAAGTGGGCATGGACTTGGTCATATTTATTGCAAACTGGATAGAAAATCATATATTAAGGACGGATATGAAATATAAGAATTATTTAAATAACAAAGGGATATTTTAG
- a CDS encoding YeeE/YedE thiosulfate transporter family protein has protein sequence MIKDSPYYNKFFKEPWSYVTGAVILAILNVALFAASGSPWGVTSVFIYWGAWILQALGGHPETWAFFQGEAGKTLANGFLAHAGSFRNIGIIVGALLATLLASEFKIKKIKSGRQAIAAILGGLLMGYGARISFGCNIGALFSGIASMSLHGWIYLVFIFFGAWVGSKLLVKFFI, from the coding sequence ATGATAAAAGATAGTCCTTATTATAATAAATTTTTTAAAGAACCTTGGTCTTATGTAACAGGTGCTGTTATACTTGCAATATTAAACGTAGCTTTATTTGCAGCTAGTGGAAGTCCTTGGGGTGTTACTAGCGTATTTATTTACTGGGGAGCTTGGATACTTCAAGCATTAGGTGGGCATCCTGAAACTTGGGCTTTCTTTCAAGGTGAAGCTGGAAAAACTTTAGCTAATGGTTTCCTTGCCCATGCTGGATCATTTAGAAATATAGGAATAATTGTCGGAGCATTATTAGCTACTCTTTTAGCATCTGAATTTAAAATAAAAAAGATAAAATCCGGTAGACAGGCAATAGCTGCTATATTAGGAGGACTTTTAATGGGATATGGCGCTAGAATATCTTTTGGTTGTAATATTGGTGCTCTATTCAGTGGTATAGCATCAATGTCTCTTCATGGATGGATATATCTTGTATTTATATTCTTTGGAGCATGGGTTGGTAGTAAATTGTTAGTTAAGTTTTTTATTTAA